One stretch of Lachnospiraceae bacterium oral taxon 096 DNA includes these proteins:
- the yidD gene encoding membrane protein insertion efficiency factor YidD — protein MIRNLFVFLIRLYQKYLSPLKRNTHCIYTPTCSEYAIQALQKHGLVKGSLLAAWRILRCNPFAKGGYDPVP, from the coding sequence ATGATTCGAAATTTATTTGTATTTTTAATTCGTCTCTACCAAAAGTATCTTTCTCCTTTAAAGAGAAATACACATTGCATATACACACCTACCTGCTCGGAGTATGCAATTCAAGCATTACAAAAGCACGGCCTAGTCAAGGGTTCACTTTTAGCTGCTTGGAGAATTTTAAGATGCAATCCATTTGCAAAAGGTGGTTATGACCCTGTTCCATAG
- a CDS encoding YidC/Oxa1 family membrane protein insertase, translating to METNVVASFGFHPIQWIGQLLGVIMDGIFRVTSAVGIMNIGLCIIIFTILVNVLMIPLTIKQQKSQKLMAVMQPEIQAIQKKYKGKQDQQSLARQQAETRAVYEKYGTSMAGGCLPLVIQLPILFGLYRVIYNIPAYVPSVKVYFSNVANALMQQGDYVNQIADLAKAAKMPIERYDYTQVNHLINLLYKFNPANWTKLKEIFPALQDVLAANVPAIERMNSFLGLNLSQQPFQGFVPNPAWIIPILSGLTQWYSTKQMSQSQSAGNNDENMMAQQMKTMNTMMPLMSVFFCFTLPAGVGIYWIASALARIIIQAIVNNHLNKIDMETMVQQNIEKANKKREKKGLPPQTVSKAAIINAKNIEKRQEEEEHKLEEKREKSAIQVKDSTEYYNKNAKPGSLSAKANMVAKYDEKVAAKKRKNQNPND from the coding sequence ATGGAAACCAATGTAGTTGCTAGCTTTGGCTTCCACCCAATTCAATGGATTGGTCAGTTGCTTGGTGTCATCATGGATGGGATTTTTAGGGTAACAAGTGCCGTAGGAATTATGAACATTGGACTTTGTATTATTATCTTTACGATTTTAGTGAATGTCTTAATGATTCCACTGACAATCAAGCAGCAAAAATCACAAAAATTGATGGCGGTTATGCAACCAGAAATTCAAGCCATTCAAAAGAAGTATAAGGGAAAGCAGGACCAGCAATCCCTAGCTAGACAGCAGGCAGAAACGAGGGCAGTCTATGAAAAGTATGGCACGAGTATGGCCGGTGGTTGTCTTCCACTTGTGATCCAATTGCCAATTCTCTTTGGTCTATATCGTGTAATTTATAATATTCCTGCTTATGTTCCAAGTGTAAAGGTCTATTTTTCAAATGTGGCCAATGCATTGATGCAGCAGGGAGATTATGTCAATCAGATTGCAGATTTAGCAAAGGCTGCAAAGATGCCAATTGAGCGATATGATTATACCCAGGTAAATCACCTGATTAATTTGCTCTATAAATTTAATCCTGCAAACTGGACAAAATTAAAGGAAATTTTCCCGGCGTTACAGGATGTCCTTGCGGCCAATGTTCCAGCGATTGAGCGAATGAATTCTTTCTTGGGATTGAATTTATCTCAACAGCCATTTCAAGGATTTGTGCCAAATCCAGCGTGGATTATTCCAATTTTGTCTGGTTTGACCCAGTGGTATTCAACAAAACAGATGAGTCAGTCACAGTCTGCGGGAAATAATGATGAGAACATGATGGCTCAGCAGATGAAGACAATGAATACCATGATGCCATTGATGTCAGTATTTTTCTGTTTTACATTGCCAGCAGGTGTTGGCATTTACTGGATTGCCTCAGCACTTGCACGTATTATTATTCAGGCGATTGTCAATAATCACTTGAATAAAATTGATATGGAAACAATGGTACAGCAAAATATTGAGAAGGCAAATAAAAAGAGGGAGAAAAAGGGTCTACCTCCACAGACAGTAAGTAAGGCTGCAATTATCAATGCAAAAAACATTGAAAAAAGGCAGGAGGAAGAGGAGCACAAGCTCGAGGAGAAGAGAGAAAAATCGGCGATACAGGTAAAAGATTCTACAGAGTACTATAACAAAAATGCAAAGCCAGGATCGCTTTCGGCAAAGGCCAATATGGTGGCAAAATATGATGAAAAAGTTGCTGCTAAGAAGAGGAAGAATCAAAATCCAAATGATTAA
- a CDS encoding protein jag: MGKVVVSAKTYDEAVTKALIELSTTSEHVEFNVLEKGSNGFLGIGAKPWIIEASTKQEQPKDIEGAVQKLVQEKEPVLEVLEVKEPVLVASEVMDGIQEPELPELVKVQEENDVEDYARTFLTELFDAMHLNVSYQMNYQPDLRALDIVMLSSDDMGGVIGKRGQTLDALQYLVSLVVNKHTKEYVRVKLDTENYRAKRREKLDSLARSIAIKVKRSGEEIALEPMNSYERRIIHSALQNHTHVATRSEGVDPHRFVVIYPKKGQRTKRTREK, encoded by the coding sequence ATGGGAAAGGTCGTAGTTTCAGCGAAGACATATGATGAGGCCGTCACAAAGGCCCTAATTGAACTTTCAACAACCTCAGAACATGTGGAATTTAACGTGCTCGAAAAGGGAAGCAATGGTTTTTTGGGCATTGGAGCAAAACCTTGGATTATTGAGGCTAGCACAAAGCAAGAACAACCAAAGGATATCGAAGGGGCTGTACAAAAGCTGGTACAAGAAAAGGAGCCAGTGCTCGAAGTACTTGAGGTGAAGGAACCTGTGTTGGTGGCCAGTGAGGTGATGGATGGAATACAAGAACCTGAATTGCCAGAATTGGTTAAAGTGCAGGAAGAAAATGATGTGGAGGACTATGCGAGAACTTTTTTGACTGAACTTTTTGATGCAATGCACTTAAATGTCAGTTACCAAATGAACTATCAGCCAGATTTGAGAGCATTGGACATTGTTATGCTTAGCTCCGATGATATGGGTGGTGTTATTGGAAAAAGAGGGCAGACCCTTGATGCCTTGCAATATTTGGTCAGTTTGGTTGTGAACAAGCATACGAAGGAGTATGTGCGTGTCAAATTAGATACAGAAAATTACAGGGCAAAGCGCAGGGAAAAGCTGGATAGCTTGGCAAGAAGTATTGCGATTAAGGTAAAAAGATCGGGAGAAGAGATTGCATTGGAGCCGATGAACTCCTATGAAAGAAGGATTATTCACAGTGCATTGCAAAATCATACCCATGTGGCGACAAGGTCAGAGGGAGTAGATCCCCATCGCTTTGTTGTGATTTATCCGAAGAAGGGCCAAAGAACCAAAAGGACAAGAGAAAAATAA
- the mnmE gene encoding tRNA uridine-5-carboxymethylaminomethyl(34) synthesis GTPase MnmE: protein MRTTDTIAAIATPMSESGIGIVRLSGEDAIEIADKIFRGRRPLKEEKTYTIHYGHVVEDGEVIDEVLVMLIRAPKSFTGEDTVEFDCHGGVLVVQRVLEALLRAGANLAEPGEFTKRAFLNGKMDLAQAEAVIDIIEAKNTYALQSGMRQLRGSLTEKISNLRAKILEEIAFIEAALDDPEHYSLEHYPKTLKKKLAPWIEEINVLIRSYTDGVVMKEGIDTVILGRPNAGKSSLLNLLAKKERAIVTDIAGTTRDTLTEHIKMAGISLNITDTAGIRQSEDVVEQIGVSKAKLAAEDADLVLCVLDGLEELSEDDREILQSIQNKKAIVLVNKSDKETVLHLDKVREHTAHKVIAFSAKEGTGSKEMEDAIKEMFYHGKINFNDQVYVTNIRHKECLEEAKDSLEMVLQSIAEGQPEDFFSIDLLNAYELLGSITGETMEDDVVNEIFSKFCMGK, encoded by the coding sequence ATGAGAACGACAGATACAATTGCAGCAATTGCAACGCCAATGAGTGAAAGTGGAATCGGTATTGTCCGATTGAGTGGGGAAGACGCCATTGAAATTGCAGACAAAATTTTTCGTGGACGAAGACCACTAAAGGAAGAGAAAACCTATACCATACACTATGGACATGTTGTGGAAGATGGAGAAGTGATTGATGAGGTCTTGGTGATGTTAATACGTGCACCAAAGAGTTTCACAGGGGAAGACACGGTGGAGTTTGATTGTCACGGCGGAGTGTTGGTTGTGCAAAGAGTGTTGGAGGCTCTTTTGCGTGCAGGAGCCAATCTGGCAGAGCCAGGAGAATTTACCAAGCGAGCTTTTTTAAATGGCAAAATGGACTTGGCACAGGCCGAGGCCGTCATTGATATTATTGAAGCGAAGAATACCTATGCCTTACAATCAGGTATGCGACAATTGCGGGGCAGTTTGACGGAAAAAATTTCAAATTTGCGGGCAAAAATTTTGGAAGAGATTGCCTTTATTGAGGCTGCACTTGATGATCCGGAGCACTATAGTCTTGAGCATTATCCAAAAACATTGAAAAAAAAGTTAGCTCCTTGGATAGAAGAGATCAATGTACTGATTCGAAGCTATACTGATGGTGTAGTGATGAAGGAAGGCATTGATACGGTGATTCTTGGTCGTCCAAATGCGGGAAAATCCTCACTATTAAATTTATTGGCCAAGAAGGAAAGAGCCATTGTCACAGATATTGCAGGGACAACGAGAGATACTTTGACAGAACATATTAAAATGGCGGGCATTAGTTTAAATATTACAGATACCGCAGGAATCCGACAGAGCGAAGATGTTGTGGAGCAAATTGGGGTGAGTAAGGCAAAACTGGCAGCAGAGGATGCAGATCTTGTCCTTTGTGTGCTCGATGGATTGGAAGAATTGAGCGAAGATGATCGAGAGATTCTCCAGTCAATTCAAAATAAAAAGGCAATTGTGCTGGTCAATAAGTCGGATAAAGAAACGGTACTTCATTTAGACAAGGTTAGGGAGCACACAGCACACAAGGTCATTGCATTTTCTGCAAAGGAAGGGACGGGAAGTAAAGAGATGGAAGATGCAATTAAGGAAATGTTTTATCACGGAAAGATTAATTTTAATGATCAGGTTTATGTCACGAATATTCGTCACAAAGAATGCTTAGAGGAGGCAAAGGACTCATTGGAAATGGTATTACAGAGTATTGCCGAGGGACAGCCAGAAGACTTTTTTTCTATTGACTTACTCAATGCCTATGAATTGCTTGGAAGCATTACAGGAGAGACTATGGAAGATGATGTGGTCAATGAAATTTTTAGTAAATTTTGTATGGGAAAGTAG